The genomic DNA CTCACCGGCTGGGTGGAGCGGCGTCTGGGCGCGGTCGCGGTGGCCCACGAGAACGTTCTGCCGGTCGTCGGCTCCAAGGAGTTGGTGGCCTGGCTGCCGACCCAGCTGGGCCTCGGCGCGGGCGACCGGGTGGCCTACCCGCGGCTCGCCTACCCGACGTACGAGGTGGGCGCCCGGCTCTGCGGCGCCGAGCCCGTCGTCTACGACGACCCCACCGAGCTGGACCCGGCGGGCCTCAAGCTGCTCTGGCTCAACTCCCCGTCCAACCCGACCGGCCGGGTGCTGGCCAAGGACGAACTGACCCGGATCGTCGCCTGGGCGCGCGAGCACGGCATCCTCGTCTTCAGCGACGAGTGCTACCTGGAGCTGGGCTGGGAGGCCGAGCCGGTCTCCGTGCTCCACCCGGATGTCTGCGGCGGCAGCTACGAGGGCATCGTCGCCGTCCACTCGCTCTCCAAGCGCTCCAACCTCGCCGGATACCGCGCCGCCTTCATCGCGGGCGACGCGGCCGTCCTCGGCGAGCTGCTGCTGATCCGCAAGCACGGCGGGATGATGACGCCCGCCCCGGTCCAGGCGGCCACCGTCGCGGCCCTCGGCGACGACACCCATGTCGCGGAGCAGCGCGTCCGGTACGCGGAGCGGCGCACCGCCCTGCGCGCCGCGCTGGAGGCCCACGGCTTCCGGATCGAGCACAGCGAGGCGAGCCTCTACCTGTGGGCGACGCGCGACGAGCCGTGCTGGGAGACGGTGGCCCACCTCGCCGAACTGGGCATCCTGGTCGCTCCCGGCGACTTCTACGGTCCGGCCGGCGACACCTTCGTACGTGTGGCGCTCACGGCGACCGACGAGCGGGTGGCGGCGGCGGTCGAGCGGCTGTCCTGACCGGCCCGTTCACGCCGCCGGCCGGGCGACCGGCCGGGCCGCACGCCCAGGTGTGCGGCGCCGCCGGACACGCGCCGAGGGCCTCGGGAGTGCGCACTCCCGAGGCCCTCGGCGCGTGTCCGACCGTTCGGTGTGCCGGTCAGCCGATCGGCAGCTCGGTGGGGAGGCCGCCGCCGAGAGCGTCGGTGGGCAGGGCGCCGCCCAGCGCGTCGGTGGGC from Streptomyces sp. NBC_00654 includes the following:
- a CDS encoding bifunctional succinyldiaminopimelate transaminase/glutamate-prephenate aminotransferase; the encoded protein is MSAPVSSRLPVFPWDKLAPYRTTAVAHPDGIVDLSVGTPVDPVPELIQQALVAAANSPGYPTVWGTAALRDALTGWVERRLGAVAVAHENVLPVVGSKELVAWLPTQLGLGAGDRVAYPRLAYPTYEVGARLCGAEPVVYDDPTELDPAGLKLLWLNSPSNPTGRVLAKDELTRIVAWAREHGILVFSDECYLELGWEAEPVSVLHPDVCGGSYEGIVAVHSLSKRSNLAGYRAAFIAGDAAVLGELLLIRKHGGMMTPAPVQAATVAALGDDTHVAEQRVRYAERRTALRAALEAHGFRIEHSEASLYLWATRDEPCWETVAHLAELGILVAPGDFYGPAGDTFVRVALTATDERVAAAVERLS